The Rhodopseudomonas palustris genome window below encodes:
- the flgJ gene encoding flagellar assembly peptidoglycan hydrolase FlgJ codes for MSIVPTTYAKTALRHDGRPDIDLNAALAKVSPKAQAKARDSAEQFEAMFLNSMFSQMTSGLKGDGPFGDTVGTGVWRSMLTEQYSQTVAKAGGVGIANDVFRTLILQQASAT; via the coding sequence ATGTCGATCGTCCCCACCACCTACGCCAAGACCGCCCTCAGGCACGACGGCCGGCCCGACATCGACCTGAACGCCGCTCTGGCCAAGGTCTCGCCCAAGGCGCAGGCCAAGGCGCGCGACTCCGCCGAGCAGTTCGAGGCGATGTTCCTGAATTCGATGTTCTCGCAGATGACGAGCGGCCTGAAGGGCGACGGCCCGTTCGGCGACACTGTCGGAACCGGGGTGTGGCGATCGATGTTGACCGAGCAATATTCGCAGACCGTCGCCAAGGCCGGCGGCGTCGGCATCGCCAACGACGTGTTCAGGACTCTCATTCTTCAGCAGGCCAGCGCGACCTGA
- the flaF gene encoding flagellar biosynthesis regulator FlaF, producing the protein MSSAAQAYARTAQRTASPREIEAQALLKAARQLQDVVTNWSERGAIGLNEALMFNRKLWSIFVSDAMRDDNPQTLEIRQNIANIGVFVLSQSTALQMAPQVEALNALIEINRNIAAGLSGRA; encoded by the coding sequence ATGTCGAGTGCTGCTCAGGCCTACGCCCGCACCGCGCAAAGAACGGCTTCTCCGAGGGAAATCGAAGCGCAAGCATTGCTGAAGGCGGCCAGGCAGCTCCAGGACGTGGTGACGAACTGGTCCGAGCGCGGCGCCATCGGCCTCAACGAAGCGCTGATGTTCAATCGCAAGCTGTGGTCGATCTTCGTCAGCGACGCGATGCGCGACGACAATCCTCAGACTCTCGAGATCCGGCAGAACATCGCCAACATCGGCGTGTTCGTGCTCAGCCAGTCGACCGCATTGCAGATGGCGCCGCAGGTCGAGGCGCTCAACGCACTCATCGAAATCAACCGCAACATCGCCGCCGGTCTCAGCGGCCGCGCCTGA
- the flbT gene encoding flagellar biosynthesis repressor FlbT, translated as MPLRVELKPFERIVIGQSVITNSDSRTTFLIDGDAPILREKDILTAETANTPVKRVYLCVQMMYLQNDIPAYQDLYLGFIKELLEAVPSFRETIEATSNLILSGQLYKALREIRPLIKREEELLQR; from the coding sequence ATGCCATTGCGAGTCGAATTGAAGCCGTTCGAGCGGATCGTGATCGGCCAGAGCGTGATCACCAACTCGGATTCGCGCACCACGTTTCTGATCGACGGCGACGCGCCGATCCTGCGCGAGAAGGACATTCTCACCGCGGAGACCGCGAACACCCCGGTGAAGCGCGTCTATCTCTGCGTGCAGATGATGTATCTGCAGAACGACATTCCCGCCTATCAGGATCTGTATCTCGGCTTCATCAAGGAATTGCTCGAGGCCGTACCGAGCTTTCGAGAGACGATCGAGGCCACGAGTAATCTAATTTTAAGTGGCCAACTTTATAAGGCGTTGAGGGAAATCCGACCGCTGATCAAGCGCGAAGAAGAACTGTTACAGAGGTAA